Proteins co-encoded in one Populus trichocarpa isolate Nisqually-1 chromosome 10, P.trichocarpa_v4.1, whole genome shotgun sequence genomic window:
- the LOC7475434 gene encoding ammonium transporter 1 member 1, with protein sequence MASMTCSAGDLAQLLGSNVTNSTGAADFICSQFNTAADNFSATQYAVDNTYLLFSAYLVFSMQLGFAMLCAGSVRAKNTMNIMLTNVLDAAAGGLFYYLFGFAFAFGTPSNGFIGKHNFGLKNFPSSSFDYSYFLYQWAFAIAAAGITSGSIAERTQFVAYLIYSSFLTGFVYPVVSHWFWSGDGWASATRTDGDLLFGTGVIDFAGSGVVHMVGGIAGLWGALIEGPRIGRFDHSGKAIALRGHSASLVVLGTFLLWFGWYGFNPGSFTKILSAYPAGGYYGQWSAIGRTAVTTTLAGCTAALTTLFGKRILSGHWNVTDVCNGLLGGFAAITAGCSVVEPWAAIICGFVASLVLIGCNKLAEILKFDDPLEAAQLHGGCGTWGVIFTALFATEKYVREVYPNKPNRPYGLFMGGGGKLLGAHLIQILVIIGWVSATMGPLFFVLRKLKLLRISSEDEMAGMDMTRHGGFAYIYHDDESNKHGFQLKRVEPTSRTPNANV encoded by the coding sequence ATGGCTTCCATGACCTGCTCAGCGGGCGATCTTGCTCAGTTACTGGGTTCCAACGTTACTAACTCCACCGGGGCTGCTGATTTCATCTGCTCCCAATTCAACACCGCGGCTGACAACTTCTCCGCCACCCAATATGCTGTGGACAACACATATCTCCTCTTCTCCGCCTACCTTGTGTTCTCCATGCAACTTGGCTTCGCCATGCTCTGTGCAGGCTCCGTACGTGCCAAAAACACCATGAACATCATGCTCACAAATGTTCTTGACGCTGCAGCCGGTGGCCTCTTTTATTACCTCTTTGGTTTTGCGTTTGCCTTCGGGACTCCCTCCAATGGGTTCATTGGCAAACACAACTTTGGTCTTAAGaatttcccttcttcttcttttgattacAGCTACTTTCTTTATCAGTGGGCTTTTGCTATAGCGGCTGCTGGGATAACCAGTGGTTCAATAGCTGAAAGAACCCAGTTTGTTGCTTATTTGATTTACTCTTCTTTCTTGACTGGGTTTGTTTACCCTGTTGTGTCCCACTGGTTCTGGTCTGGTGATGGGTGGGCTAGCGCGACAAGAACAGACGGGGATTTGTTGTTTGGTACTGGGGTTATTGATTTTGCAGGGTCTGGTGTGGTGCATATGGTGGGTGGGATTGCTGGTCTTTGGGGTGCTCTAATTGAAGGTCCAAGAATCGGACGTTTTGACCATTCAGGCAAGGCTATTGCTTTGCGTGGTCACAGTGCTTCCCTTGTGGTTCTTGGCACTTTCTTGCTTTGGTTTGGTTGGTATGGGTTTAATCCTGGGTCATTCACTAAGATCTTGAGTGCTTACCCTGCTGGTGGCTATTATGGTCAATGGAGCGCAATTGGTAGAACTGCTGTTACAACAACCCTAGCTGGTTGCACAGCTGCTTTGACCACTCTTTTCGGTAAAAGAATTCTGTCTGGTCATTGGAATGTTACTGATGTTTGTAACGGTTTGCTTGGTGGGTTTGCTGCTATTACTGCTGGGTGCTCCGTGGTTGAACCATGGGCTGCTATAATATGCGGGTTTGTTGCTTCTTTAGTGTTGATTGGCTGCAACAAATTGGCTGAGATCCTCAAGTTTGATGACCCGTTAGAGGCTGCACAGTTACACGGTGGATGCGGCACTTGGGGTGTCATCTTCACCGCCTTATTTGCCACGGAGAAGTATGTAAGGGAGGTTTACCCGAACAAACCGAATCGTCCATATGGGTTGTTCATGGGTGGTGGTGGAAAGCTCTTGGGTGCTCATTTAATACAGATTTTGGTGATTATCGGATGGGTCAGTGCAACCATGGGCCCATTGTTCTTTGTTCTTCGCAAGCTCAAGCTCTTGAGGATCTCATCTGAGGATGAGATGGCTGGTATGGATATGACCCGGCATGGCGGGTTTGCTTACATTTACCATGATGACGAGTCTAACAAGCATGGTTTCCAGTTGAAGAGAGTTGAGCCTACTTCTAGAACCCCTAATGCAAACGTGTAA
- the LOC7475436 gene encoding uncharacterized protein LOC7475436, which produces MESFASGCGRGTGPVLLTTKPCSNPSSQKPLISLWKLKKPYFFFYSHCYSTTTRCSSNNRWDPNAETRRFNFKFKFRDKNGDSVQVEEDEKGGSTRKGKKRKRRWWSDQEEEPPGILEEAIDSLWVLQLAKSYGWMFPPIVITSLLATGPKAFLMVLALSVGQSALTFAFQKLLGKTQSKPKRKVRKRRKTTGNTVNDADIDDEEQDKEGAVKGRMGYRSWVVDDNGSFNKDNQDAPNFGGWDEFDATAPQRKRQPRKKPLANGKWSMSGRKSDTPLLLRLLIAVFPFLGSWTKML; this is translated from the exons ATGGAGTCCTTTGCTAGTGGGTGCGGCAGAGGTACTGGTCCTGTCTTGTTAACAACGAAACCCTGCTCTAACCCCTCCTCTCAAAAACCTCTCATCTCATTATGGAAATTGAAGAAACcctatttcttcttctactCTCATTGTTATAGCACCACTACCAGGTGTAGTAGCAATAATCGCTGGGACCCGAATGCTGAAACGCGAAGGTTCAATTTTAAGTTCAAGTTTCGAGACAAAAACGGTGATTCAGTACAagtagaagaagatgaaaagggTGGTTCTACGAGAAAGGGGAAGAAAAGGAAGCGGAGGTGGTGGTCGGACCAAGAAGAAGAGCCTCCCGGCATCTTGGAGGAAGCTATTGACAGTTTGTGGGTTCTTCAG CTAGCCAAATCCTATGGTTGGATGTTTCCACCTATCGTCATAACTTCGCTGCTTGCTACTGGCCCGAAAGCGTTTCTCATGGTATTAGCACTGTCAGTTGGACAGTCAGCACTGACTTTTGCATTTCAGAAGTTACTAGGGAAGACTCAAAGCAAGCCGAAACGCAAGGTCCGAAAGAGGAGGAAAACAACTGGCAACACTGTAAATGATGCtgatattgatgatgaagaacaaGACAAGGAGGGAGCTGTAAAGGGAAGAATGGGGTATCGGTCTTGGGTTGTTGATGATAATGGTTCCTTTAATAAAGATAACCAAGATGCTCCCAACTTTGGTGGTTGGGACGAGTTTGATGCTACAGCACCTCAAAGGAAACGTCAGCCTCGAAAGAAACCATTGGCGAATGGCAAGTGGAGCATGAGTGGGAGAAAAAGTGACACACCCTTGCTGTTGAGATTGTTAATTGCTGTTTTCCCATTTTTAGGTTCCTGGACAAAGATGCTTTAA